The following are encoded together in the Thalassomonas haliotis genome:
- the panB gene encoding 3-methyl-2-oxobutanoate hydroxymethyltransferase produces the protein MAKITTSRLLKMKEQGEKISTITAYDASFAKIFDQAGIHAILIGDSLGMVLQGENDTVPVTIEDMAYHTRCVSKGVEETLIISDMPFMSYATTEQAFTNATKLMQAGANIIKMEGGSWLAETIAALVERGIPVCGHLGLTPQSVHVLGGFKVQGRDQEKAQEMIAQAKELEQAGVQLLVLECIPAGLGKAISEAVNIPTIGIGAGKDTDGQILVMHDALGISCSYMPKFSRNFLVDTGDIKKAIELYISEVSEGNFPGPEHIFK, from the coding sequence GAACAGGGGGAGAAAATTTCTACCATTACCGCTTACGATGCCAGTTTTGCCAAGATCTTTGATCAGGCAGGCATTCACGCCATTTTAATCGGCGACTCCCTCGGCATGGTTTTGCAGGGCGAAAATGATACCGTACCGGTAACCATAGAAGATATGGCCTACCATACCCGCTGTGTCAGCAAAGGGGTAGAAGAAACCTTAATCATCAGCGATATGCCGTTTATGAGCTATGCCACCACAGAGCAGGCTTTTACCAACGCCACTAAATTGATGCAGGCGGGCGCCAATATCATCAAAATGGAAGGCGGCAGCTGGCTGGCGGAAACTATCGCCGCCCTGGTGGAGCGCGGTATTCCTGTATGCGGCCATTTAGGCTTAACGCCGCAGTCGGTTCACGTATTAGGCGGCTTTAAAGTTCAGGGACGCGATCAGGAAAAAGCACAAGAAATGATCGCCCAGGCAAAAGAACTGGAACAGGCGGGTGTGCAGTTATTGGTATTGGAATGTATTCCGGCCGGATTGGGCAAAGCCATTTCAGAAGCGGTCAATATCCCCACTATCGGCATAGGCGCAGGTAAAGACACCGACGGCCAGATCCTGGTCATGCACGATGCCCTGGGCATTTCCTGCAGTTATATGCCAAAATTCTCAAGGAACTTCCTGGTGGATACCGGCGATATCAAAAAAGCAATCGAGTTGTATATCAGTGAAGTAAGCGAAGGCAACTTCCCCGGACCCGAGCATATTTTTAAATAA
- the panC gene encoding pantoate--beta-alanine ligase, giving the protein MKTVNEITALRQQVNEWRQKGLKIAFVPTMGNLHAGHIALVEEAHKHADKVVASIFINPMQFGANEDIDSYPKTLSDDQQKLIAANTDLLFTPSADIIYPKGLAQQTYIEVPDVSEGSCGESRPGHFRGVATIVCKLFNLVQPDIACFGKKDYQQLQVIQTMVEDLSMPISIIGVETVREASGLAMSSRNGYLTEQEKAMAPALRKALLWLAKQLEQGNQDYPALSKQAAGKINLAGLNTDYIDIRHARTLVQPKPTDKELVILAAAHCGKARLIDNLQVSVN; this is encoded by the coding sequence ATGAAAACAGTTAATGAAATTACCGCACTGCGTCAACAGGTCAATGAATGGCGTCAAAAAGGCCTTAAAATAGCCTTTGTGCCGACCATGGGCAACTTGCATGCCGGACATATAGCCTTAGTTGAAGAAGCCCATAAGCATGCGGATAAGGTGGTTGCCAGCATCTTTATCAACCCGATGCAGTTTGGCGCCAACGAAGATATCGACAGCTATCCGAAAACCTTAAGCGACGACCAGCAAAAACTGATCGCCGCTAACACGGACCTGCTGTTTACCCCGAGCGCGGATATCATCTATCCCAAGGGCCTGGCTCAGCAAACCTATATCGAAGTGCCGGATGTCTCCGAAGGCAGTTGCGGCGAAAGCCGTCCCGGACATTTTCGCGGTGTCGCCACTATAGTGTGTAAGCTGTTTAACCTGGTACAGCCGGATATTGCCTGTTTCGGTAAAAAAGATTACCAGCAACTCCAGGTGATTCAGACGATGGTGGAAGACCTGTCGATGCCGATTTCAATCATAGGCGTTGAAACCGTGCGTGAAGCTTCGGGATTGGCAATGAGCTCCCGCAACGGTTATTTAACCGAGCAGGAAAAAGCCATGGCTCCGGCCTTAAGGAAGGCCCTGTTATGGCTGGCAAAGCAGCTTGAACAAGGCAACCAGGATTACCCTGCCTTGAGCAAACAGGCGGCAGGGAAAATCAATCTGGCGGGATTAAACACCGACTATATTGATATTCGCCACGCCCGGACCCTGGTCCAGCCAAAACCAACAGACAAAGAGCTGGTCATCCTGGCCGCCGCCCATTGCGGTAAGGCCCGGCTGATCGACAATTTACAGGTTTCGGTAAATTAA
- the panP gene encoding pyridoxal-dependent aspartate 1-decarboxylase PanP, producing MTTGKRKAKATQESLHRIFTIPEAPESTLGLIEKEISENLAGFLGNHIVATEKPLTDIEQDFACSQIPEEPEFVSDHMHHLLDKLISQSVHTSSPSFIGHMTSALPYFILPLSKLMVGLNQNLVKIETSKAFTPLERQVLGMIHRLVYRDDEDFYQRWMHSANHSLGAFCSGGTVANLTALWVARNNLLKPDGDFKGIAREGLFKALKHYDCEGLAILVSERGHYSLKKSADVLGIGQESVIAIPTDEDNRIDCQLLREKCRELTENNIKILSIVGVAGTTETGNIDPLNEMADIAGEYLCHFHVDAAWGGATLLSEKYRPLLNGIERADSVTIDAHKQMYVPMGAGLVVFKNPSSVTAIEHHAEYILRKGSKDLGSHTLEGSRPGMAMLVYASLHIISRPGYEMLINQGIEKAAYFAGIIRQHPEFELISEPELCLLTYRYVPPGIQELLLNGSDEQQQEINGLLGKLTKFIQKRQRENGKSFVSRTRIEVSRYGGEKILVFRVVLANPLTSKEILHDILQEQTELAQESENFYPQLKAML from the coding sequence ATGACGACTGGCAAGCGTAAAGCAAAAGCAACTCAAGAGTCTTTGCATCGCATCTTCACAATTCCAGAAGCTCCGGAATCAACCCTGGGTTTGATCGAGAAAGAGATCTCAGAAAACCTGGCAGGTTTTCTTGGCAACCATATTGTTGCTACTGAAAAACCATTAACCGATATCGAGCAGGATTTTGCCTGTTCGCAGATCCCGGAAGAGCCGGAATTTGTTTCGGATCATATGCACCACCTGCTCGATAAACTGATCTCGCAGTCGGTACATACCTCCAGCCCGAGTTTTATCGGTCATATGACCTCGGCGCTGCCATATTTTATTTTGCCTCTGTCCAAGCTGATGGTAGGTCTTAACCAGAACCTGGTGAAGATAGAAACCTCAAAAGCCTTTACCCCGTTAGAGCGTCAGGTGCTGGGCATGATTCACCGCCTGGTTTACCGGGACGACGAAGACTTTTACCAGCGCTGGATGCACAGCGCCAACCATTCCCTGGGCGCCTTTTGCTCAGGCGGCACGGTAGCCAACCTGACCGCCCTGTGGGTGGCGCGCAACAACCTGTTAAAACCGGACGGTGACTTTAAAGGCATAGCCCGCGAAGGCCTGTTTAAAGCCCTTAAACATTATGACTGCGAGGGCTTGGCGATTCTGGTATCGGAGCGCGGTCATTATTCCCTGAAAAAATCCGCCGATGTGCTGGGCATAGGGCAAGAGAGCGTGATTGCTATCCCGACCGATGAAGATAACCGCATCGATTGTCAGTTACTGCGGGAGAAATGCCGGGAGCTGACGGAAAATAACATTAAGATCTTAAGTATTGTCGGCGTGGCAGGGACCACGGAAACCGGCAATATCGATCCGTTAAACGAGATGGCGGATATCGCCGGCGAATACCTGTGTCATTTCCATGTGGATGCCGCCTGGGGCGGGGCCACCTTGCTGTCGGAGAAATACCGTCCTTTGCTTAACGGCATAGAGCGCGCCGATTCCGTGACCATAGATGCCCATAAACAAATGTATGTGCCTATGGGGGCCGGACTGGTGGTCTTTAAAAATCCGTCCTCGGTAACCGCCATCGAGCATCATGCCGAATATATTTTGCGTAAGGGCTCAAAAGATTTGGGTAGTCATACCCTGGAAGGCTCCCGTCCGGGCATGGCGATGCTGGTGTACGCCAGTTTGCATATTATCAGCCGCCCGGGTTATGAAATGCTGATCAACCAGGGTATAGAAAAAGCCGCTTATTTTGCCGGTATTATCAGGCAGCATCCGGAGTTTGAATTAATTTCCGAACCTGAGCTGTGCTTATTGACCTATCGTTATGTGCCGCCGGGCATACAGGAACTCTTGCTTAATGGCTCAGATGAGCAACAACAAGAGATTAATGGCCTGTTAGGCAAACTCACCAAGTTTATCCAGAAACGCCAGCGGGAAAACGGTAAATCTTTTGTTTCCCGTACCCGGATTGAAGTCTCCCGTTATGGCGGCGAGAAAATCCTGGTATTCAGGGTGGTGCTGGCCAATCCGCTGACTTCAAAAGAAATTTTACATGATATTTTGCAGGAGCAGACCGAGCTGGCCCAGGAGAGTGAAAATTTCTATCCGCAGCTGAAGGCTATGCTGTAG
- the trmB gene encoding tRNA (guanine(46)-N(7))-methyltransferase TrmB produces the protein MSFGDSKAIISNQPGIHENLADIVNKHLSHASKKPFQQHTLDAFAEIDAKVKAFDGEVILDSCCGVGQSSRILAKNNPKALVIGVDKSAHRIERNVEDVWQADNYHLIRADLNDFYRLVTKAQWQVAKHYILYPNPWPKAKHVQRRWHGTAVFPDIINIGEQIILRSNWRLYLEEFLFAAEIAGKSGDITAVADEEPLTPFEAKYRASGQQCWQLTI, from the coding sequence ATGAGTTTTGGAGATTCAAAAGCGATCATCAGCAACCAGCCGGGCATCCACGAGAACCTGGCGGATATCGTCAATAAACACTTAAGTCATGCCTCGAAAAAGCCGTTCCAGCAGCATACCCTGGACGCCTTTGCCGAAATCGATGCCAAGGTAAAAGCTTTTGACGGCGAGGTGATTTTAGACTCCTGCTGCGGTGTCGGGCAAAGTAGCCGTATCCTGGCAAAAAATAACCCTAAGGCCTTAGTGATCGGCGTGGATAAATCCGCCCACCGTATCGAGCGTAATGTTGAAGATGTCTGGCAGGCGGATAATTATCATTTAATTCGCGCCGACCTTAACGACTTCTACCGCCTGGTCACTAAGGCGCAGTGGCAGGTGGCTAAACATTATATTCTTTACCCTAACCCCTGGCCTAAAGCCAAGCATGTGCAGCGGCGTTGGCACGGCACTGCCGTGTTCCCGGATATTATCAATATCGGCGAGCAGATCATCCTGCGCAGCAACTGGCGTTTGTATTTGGAAGAGTTCCTGTTTGCCGCTGAAATTGCCGGTAAAAGCGGTGACATCACAGCAGTGGCGGATGAAGAGCCGTTAACGCCGTTTGAAGCGAAATACCGGGCCAGCGGACAGCAATGCTGGCAGCTAACGATTTAA
- a CDS encoding ABC transporter permease, giving the protein MSALVNRIALKSILYKEINRFTRIWVQTLVPPAITITLYFVIFGSLIGARIGEMGGFDYMSFIVPGLIMMSVITNSYSNVASSFFSAKWQRNVEEMLVAPVPNWVIVAGYVGGGMARGILVGLIVTLVSLFFVDIQIHNLAVIIITVCLTSAVFSLGGLINAIFAGSFDDISIIPTFVLTPLTYLGGVFYSISLLPEFWQGVSQINPIVYMVNAFRYGFLGITDVDLTLAFTVLGVFIVSLFTIAMTLITKGIGLRS; this is encoded by the coding sequence ATGTCGGCTTTGGTTAACCGTATTGCCTTAAAGAGCATACTTTATAAAGAAATAAACCGTTTTACGCGTATTTGGGTGCAAACCTTAGTACCGCCTGCGATCACTATCACCTTATACTTCGTGATTTTTGGCTCGCTGATCGGTGCTCGTATCGGGGAAATGGGGGGCTTTGATTATATGTCCTTTATTGTGCCCGGGTTGATCATGATGAGTGTGATCACTAACTCCTATTCCAATGTTGCCTCGTCTTTTTTCAGCGCTAAGTGGCAGCGTAATGTTGAAGAAATGCTGGTGGCCCCGGTGCCCAACTGGGTGATAGTCGCCGGATATGTCGGCGGCGGTATGGCCCGTGGTATCCTGGTGGGCCTGATTGTCACCCTGGTGTCTTTGTTTTTTGTCGATATCCAGATCCATAACCTGGCGGTGATTATTATTACCGTGTGTTTAACCTCGGCGGTATTTTCCCTGGGCGGGCTGATCAATGCGATTTTTGCCGGCAGTTTTGATGATATTTCCATTATTCCGACTTTTGTGCTGACGCCGTTAACCTATTTGGGCGGGGTATTCTATTCTATCAGCCTGTTACCCGAGTTTTGGCAGGGGGTATCGCAAATCAACCCGATTGTTTATATGGTCAATGCTTTCCGTTACGGTTTTCTCGGTATCACAGATGTTGACCTGACCCTGGCATTTACTGTGCTAGGCGTGTTTATTGTCAGCTTATTTACCATAGCCATGACCTTGATTACCAAAGGTATAGGATTGAGAAGTTAA
- a CDS encoding ABC transporter ATP-binding protein gives MQHALEISHLEKVYKGGFKALKGINLTVKQGDFFALLGPNGAGKSTTIGIISSLVNKTSGKVKVFGHDLDTELEKAKSHLGLVPQEFNFNQFEKLMTILVNQAGYYGVDRSLARQRAEKYLKLLELWDKRNDSARMLSGGMKRRLMIARALMHEPKILILDEPTAGVDIELRRSMWDFLREINKQGITIILTTHYLEEAEMLCRNIAIIDKGTIVENTNMKALLAKLDMETFVLDIAKGSVCEKLTDFSCRMIDDHTLEVDVKKSQNINQVFSQLSEKGIEVYSMRNKSNRLEELFVNLIGNGQADAAARENN, from the coding sequence ATGCAGCACGCGTTAGAAATTTCTCATTTAGAAAAAGTATATAAAGGCGGATTTAAGGCCCTCAAAGGCATAAATTTAACGGTGAAACAGGGGGATTTCTTTGCCTTGTTGGGGCCTAACGGCGCCGGTAAATCGACCACTATCGGTATTATCTCCTCCCTGGTGAATAAAACTTCGGGTAAGGTCAAGGTTTTCGGCCATGATCTCGATACCGAGCTGGAAAAGGCCAAGAGCCATTTGGGCCTGGTGCCGCAGGAGTTTAATTTCAACCAGTTTGAAAAGCTGATGACTATCCTGGTCAATCAGGCGGGCTATTATGGCGTAGACCGTTCCCTGGCCCGTCAACGCGCGGAAAAGTATCTGAAATTACTGGAATTATGGGATAAGCGTAACGACTCTGCCCGTATGTTGTCCGGCGGTATGAAGCGTCGTTTGATGATCGCCCGGGCCTTGATGCATGAACCTAAGATATTGATCCTCGATGAACCTACCGCCGGGGTCGATATCGAATTGCGCCGCTCTATGTGGGATTTTCTTCGGGAAATCAATAAACAGGGCATTACTATCATATTGACCACCCATTATCTGGAAGAAGCGGAAATGTTGTGCCGCAATATCGCCATTATCGATAAAGGCACTATCGTTGAAAATACCAATATGAAGGCCCTGCTGGCCAAACTGGACATGGAAACCTTTGTGCTCGACATTGCCAAAGGCAGTGTTTGCGAAAAATTAACGGATTTCAGCTGCCGCATGATAGACGACCATACCTTGGAAGTGGATGTGAAAAAATCTCAGAACATTAACCAGGTGTTCAGCCAGTTGAGCGAAAAGGGCATTGAAGTGTACAGCATGAGAAATAAAAGTAACCGTCTGGAAGAATTATTTGTCAATTTGATAGGCAATGGCCAGGCGGATGCCGCTGCCCGGGAGAACAATTAA
- the efp gene encoding elongation factor P, which translates to MANFSTNQFKAGLKIMLDGEPCNILENEIVKPGKGQAFNRVKIRKLISGKVLEKTFKSGDSVEGADVMDSELAYLYADGEFWHFMNNETFEQIAADDKAVADTEKWLVEGDLCTITQWNGSPISVTPPNFVELEVTETDPGLKGDTAGTGGKPATLSTGAVVRVPLFVQIGEVVKVDTRSGEYVSRAGK; encoded by the coding sequence ATGGCTAATTTCAGTACAAACCAATTCAAAGCCGGGCTTAAAATAATGCTTGACGGCGAACCTTGCAACATTCTTGAGAATGAAATCGTTAAACCGGGTAAAGGTCAAGCTTTTAATCGGGTTAAAATTCGCAAACTCATTTCCGGTAAAGTACTGGAAAAAACGTTTAAATCAGGCGACAGTGTTGAAGGCGCTGACGTGATGGACAGTGAATTGGCGTATCTTTATGCCGACGGTGAGTTCTGGCACTTTATGAACAATGAAACCTTTGAGCAAATCGCTGCCGATGACAAAGCCGTTGCCGATACCGAAAAATGGTTGGTGGAAGGTGATCTCTGTACCATTACCCAGTGGAACGGTTCGCCAATTTCGGTAACTCCGCCTAACTTTGTTGAGCTGGAAGTCACTGAAACCGACCCGGGTCTTAAAGGCGATACTGCAGGTACCGGCGGCAAGCCAGCTACCTTAAGCACAGGCGCCGTTGTCCGCGTGCCTTTATTCGTACAAATCGGTGAAGTGGTTAAAGTTGATACCCGCTCCGGCGAATATGTATCGCGCGCAGGTAAGTAA